A window of Lonchura striata isolate bLonStr1 chromosome 2, bLonStr1.mat, whole genome shotgun sequence genomic DNA:
ctttctttctttctttctttctttctttctttctttctttctttctttctttctttctttctttctttctttctttctttctttctttctttctttctttctttctttctttctttctttctttctttctttctttctttctttctttctttctttctttctttctttctttctttctttctttctttctttctttctttctttctttctttctttctttctttctttctttctttctttctttctttctttctttctttctttctttctttctttctttctttctttctttctttcctctccttcctctctccttcctctctccttcctctctcctttctctcctttctttctttcttgctttctcccctttttctctcttgctccccttttttttttcttttcctttttctaccCCTCATTTTCTATCTTGTTATTGTGTTTGGATTGCAAATGTTCTGCAGATTTTGCACAACTGTACAGAAGAGTGGCCTTTCTGTAGCCCATTTTCAGTAATCCTATATTCAAGTTGTCTGGATGACAAATCATGTATTAACGTTTGTATAGAATTCTGGATCCAGTGTAAGATTTGTACTATTAGAAGAATATTGTTTGTATAAACTGGACATTTATTTACTGCATGGGTACTGACTTGTATATTAAATTTGTGAGGTTTTTGtaaatttctcttaaaaaatgCTTGACTTGAAATGGATTGTGCTATTGTTCCAAGCATTTAGATTCTCTTGCTATTGTTTTACTGGACCAAAAGTAAATATATTCATATGAAAAACTCTTTATATCTGATGGATGTATATGCACATTGTGTAGTTGATTCCTTGTCAAAACCAAGGCAGTTCAGAAGACTTAGATCTGTTGCTATGCAACAGCCGTTCTGCCTGCACTTTACATTAGTAAAGTTAGCTTGATTGCTTTAAAGGTGAAAATGAAACATTACAGTTTTTTAAGCTAGTCTAGTGACAAAGAACATGTGTCCTCTCCATTGTGCTGCCTTCTTTTAAAACTATTAAATGTTcttctatatatatttttattgtattaacTCTCAGCCTAGAAAGGGAACACTGTAAAATGAAGTACAATAAATTTAGCTTTTAAATGAACATTTATGGCTCAAGATTCCCTTTAGTCCATACCAGATTGATTCTGTGGCATCTGGCCATTTTGTCTACATTTCACATATTCATGTACCCCAGTGTGATTTCAAATGCTGCCAGTGTGGCCAAAAGGGAGTGACACAATTGCTGATTTGTATGTAAGCAGACACTGAGTAAGGACTTCTGAAAACCTTCAGTTACCTCCCTCCCCTTTGTACTCTTTGATGAAAGTAAACCTTTTTGACTGCTGGGTTCTCTCATGTAGCAGCTCAACAGCAACAAAGCATTTTAGCCTTATGAACAGGTGTGATAAACAGCATATGGTGCTGAGGTAAATGCCAAGGCATCAGAAACAGCTTGTTACTCCTCTAAGAAACTTCTTGGAGGCTAAGGATAAGGATACCCACTCAACTCTGGCCATCTGAGCCAATACAGGGTTTGGATACAAAAGAATTGTACATCACCAGCAGTGCGCATCTTTAAAATGACACAAATTAAGCATCTGGAAGGTGTTCTACAACAAAGGCCACTGAGAGAGAAATGGCTTCTATCAAACACTTTTTAACTTTCAGCTGTAGCTGAGTCTACATAGTGAAAAGTCCATGCTTTCTGCCAGTAATTTCATGCCGGTTAGCTAAGACATTCTTGCCTAGTAAGTAGTATATCAAATAATACTTTTTCCTTGGCAATGCTTCCTACTAATTCTTGTAGGCATCAATTTTCTAGTCTTTATACAGCTCTCGCTTAGCCATAGCATAAAAACTCAATAACACTTACCAGCTGGGAAAATTACCTCTgattaagaaaacagaaaatatggattatattttttaatatttaaaaatcccaCTTGCAACACCTACTAATTGCTATCTTGGTATTATCCAAAAGTCAAGGATTACAATTCTCACTCATCGCCTCTAAGCGTGCTGCTTGCTACATCCTTGCTCAGTGAGATCAGCTTCCAGCTCTATAAATCCTAGATGTGTTTCCTGTGCTGGAGCCAGATTTTCTTGCCTGTTTCCACCAAGCTTTTGGCTTATCCAAGCGAAACTTCCACTTTCATGTTCAGTGCCAGTGCCAGTGCAGGAATGCCCTGCTCACTCATCTCCTGGGATAGATGTTCGTCAGCATGGGAGCTCAGCAGTTGGGCAGCTTCTTCTGCTGGCTGTCGCTGTCCTGCTCTTCGGCCACCTCAGATAGCTGGAGCACAGCACACTGCAGCCCACACCACGGCAGAGGGGCCTTGCAGATCTCTTCCCAGCCATCGTTGTCAATGTCATAGCCAACCACGTCTTGCGTGGAGACCTCCAGCGAGTTTTGCCATTTCTTTCCCCCAATAAGAAGAGCTGTTTCCTCTACCACTGCCAGGCCATAGGAGAATCGATCGTAGACCAGCGGTTTCAACCGAGTCCATTGGTTTTGATCTGGGTCATACCTTTCTATTTCAGAGAAAGGTTCATACAGTCCCAGAAAGGTGAAAATGGATCCCCTGATTGTTGCCATCTGATGCCCAAACCGAGCAATGCTCATTGGGGCACATTTCACCCACTGCCCTTCAGGTGAGCTCAGAGAATAAACGTCATTGCTTGTGCTGGCTGAGGCCGAGTACTTGCCCCCAGAGATGTATATGGTGTTCTTGCAGACAGCACTGGCATGACCGTGTATCCTGCATGGCAATTCCCTGGCCTTCCTCCATCTATCTCTGCTGATGTCATAGACTTCCACAGATGAATGCAGCAATCCGTCCTCACCCCTTCCACCAATGGCAAAGATATCCCTGCCTAGCACACAGCAAGAAAACTGGCATCTCTTTTCCAGCATGCCCGTGATTTGGGTCCACGTGTTAAATCTCGGATCATACCGATGGACCTTGTTTGTAACCGATAAGGTATTTCCAATTTTAGCATCACCAAGGGTACCACTTTCTATCTCTCCTCCCAAGATATAGAGAAAGTTCCCCACCACACACACGCTGTGGTTCTGcaccctgtcctgcagctgtgTGAGGATTCTCCATTTGTGATTGTAAACATCGAAGGCCACCACATCAGTGACGAGCCCCTCGCTTGCTGTGCCTCCCCCCAGCAGAATGATCCGAGTTTTCTGGTTCCTCAGTGTGGTGGACTTATCCTGCACGACAGGCTGTTTGAATACAGATGTGTGATAATTTATCGCTTTTATGATCAAGCACTTAATACCTGCTGAGAGGGACACTTCTGACTGTGTGTAGGTTTTTCTCAGCTCTTCCACTGGGATAAGACCATATCTTATGTGCTCTAAAAGGCTGCTTGCATGATCCAGCCTGGATTTATCCTGCTTCAACCACAGCAGGACAAGATTCAACAGGCGGCGTTCTTCCACCATGGGGAGATCTGGTGATTGAATCACTGCTAGCAAAGACCTGAAGCTCAGCTCAAGAAGTCCTGACAAATCCaagtccagcagcttccagACATTTTTGataatgtatttttctgcagctgctaGGGCGTCTGGCAGGTAGAACTTCCTGGCCACATTGGCAGAGTAGCAGCagttttccaaggcaagatTGTTAACTAAGTACTGATTGCACAAGCCGATAGCATCAGTGACTTGCAAGTAGCTTGCAGCTTCCAAGGTATCCTCCAGGCTTTCAAAGGAAAGGGGCAGGAAGGATGTGTAAATGAAATCCAGGATGTGCTGGAGCCCAGTGGGTGAGACAACTTGTAGGTGAATGACACTGGCTTTAGACTC
This region includes:
- the KLHL34 gene encoding kelch-like protein 34 encodes the protein MSYFLSYCKAHCTTVLAQYQSLRSEGFLCDILLKVKENEFPAHKSLLACSSDYFRAMFKNYTQESKASVIHLQVVSPTGLQHILDFIYTSFLPLSFESLEDTLEAASYLQVTDAIGLCNQYLVNNLALENCCYSANVARKFYLPDALAAAEKYIIKNVWKLLDLDLSGLLELSFRSLLAVIQSPDLPMVEERRLLNLVLLWLKQDKSRLDHASSLLEHIRYGLIPVEELRKTYTQSEVSLSAGIKCLIIKAINYHTSVFKQPVVQDKSTTLRNQKTRIILLGGGTASEGLVTDVVAFDVYNHKWRILTQLQDRVQNHSVCVVGNFLYILGGEIESGTLGDAKIGNTLSVTNKVHRYDPRFNTWTQITGMLEKRCQFSCCVLGRDIFAIGGRGEDGLLHSSVEVYDISRDRWRKARELPCRIHGHASAVCKNTIYISGGKYSASASTSNDVYSLSSPEGQWVKCAPMSIARFGHQMATIRGSIFTFLGLYEPFSEIERYDPDQNQWTRLKPLVYDRFSYGLAVVEETALLIGGKKWQNSLEVSTQDVVGYDIDNDGWEEICKAPLPWCGLQCAVLQLSEVAEEQDSDSQQKKLPNC